A genomic segment from Bufo bufo chromosome 8, aBufBuf1.1, whole genome shotgun sequence encodes:
- the LOC120977092 gene encoding protein Wnt-11b, with protein sequence MALFQLWIFLLFCSIGPCGAIHWLGLTVNGSSVAWNESEHCRLLQGLVPDQTQLCKRNLELMLSVVNAAKQTKLTCQLAFSDMRWNCSSIELAPHFTPDLLKGTRESAFVYALASAAISHSIARACASGELPTCSCGATPAEVPGPGFRWGGCGDNLRYGLQMGSAFVDAPMKSSKFGTQATKLMNLHNNAVGRQVLMDSVETKCKCHGVSGSCSVKTCWKGLQNLPHVADELKSKYLAATKVIHRQMGIRKMLVHKELDIRPVRESELIYLNSSPDYCTRNPKLGSYGTQDRLCNKTSLGSDSCNLMCCGRGYNVYTETIVERCQCKYYWCCYVMCKKCERTVERYVCK encoded by the exons ATGGCTTTATTTCAGCTATGGATCTTCTTACTTTTTTGCAGTATCGGACCCTGTGGCGCCATCCACTGGCT CGGTCTCACAGTAAATGGCAGTTCAGTAGCCTGGAATGAGAGCGAGCACTGCAGACTACTTCAAGGATTGGTTCCTGACCAAACGCAACTCTGCAAGAGAAACCTGGAGCTGATGCTGAGTGTGGTTAATGCAGCAAAACAGACCAAACTGACCTGCCAGCTGGCGTTCTCTGACATGCGATGGAACTGCTCATCAATTGAACTTGCTCCACACTTCACCCCTGACTTGCTGAAAG GAACCAGAGAGTCTGCCTTTGTGTATGCCTTGGCCTCTGCAGCTATTAGTCACTCCATTGCCAGGGCCTGTGCTTCGGGGGAGTTACCCACATGTTCTTGTGGTGCCACACCAGCGGAGGTTCCTGGACCAGGATTTCGTTGGGGAGGATGTGGTGACAACCTGCGTTATGGACTTCAAATGGGATCTGCCTTTGTTGATGCCCCAATGAAATCTAGCAAGTTTGGAACACAAGCTACCAAGCTGATGAACTTGCATAACAATGCTGTTGGTAGACAG GTGCTAATGGATTCAGTGGAGACAAAGTGCAAGTGCCATGGAGTGTCTGGGTCTTGCTCAGTGAAGACTTGCTGGAAGGGTCTTCAGAATCTGCCACATGTAGCTGATGAACTGAAGTCCAAGTACTTGGCTGCAACTAAAGTCATTCATAGACAAATGGGAATCCGCAAAATGTTGGTTCATAAGGAGTTGGACATCAGGCCGGTTAGAGAGTCCGAGTTAATTTACTTGAATAGCTCCCCTGACTACTGCACCAGAAATCCTAAGCTGGGCTCATATGGAACACAAGACCG ACTTTGCAACAAAACCTCATTGGGCAGTGACAGCTGTAACCTGATGTGTTGTGGCCGTGGGTACAATGTTTATACGGAAACCATTGTGGAGCGCTGCCAGTGCAAATACTACTGGTGCTGTTATGTCATGTGTAAGAAATGTGAGCGGACAGTAGAGCGATACGTCTGCAAGTGA